The nucleotide sequence ACCTGTAATAAGTTTTTTTGGCAGCTACTTTAGGTTATGGCTAAGAGTTGTGAATCATCCTTGACGTGGACTTTCGCCTAGGCTTTTATAATAAAAATTTCGGGAAAGGGGCTCTTTgattaaaaaatatagatatgaaAAAATATACCATGTGTGATTTTCATAAAGGTGGAGGGGTATTTCATAAAAACACCGGGCCGAGCGGGTGTGCTATAACGCGTTCAGCGTGGCGCCATTTGTCAATTTTTGATTAGCTTTGGACTAAATCTTCACATACATTGTAAGCTTAAGAATAAAATGATCACTTTTTATAAGTTTgtggactaaatcatcacattcaTTACAAGTTTATGGGTCTATACTGCTCttgcctcttcatgtaaaccttaccAATATTCAATAAAGCCTAGATGCTTTTCGCTAAAAAAACACACACCCTTGTGCGAGATTCCATTTCCACTTCTCGCCCGAAACCCCAGCCATGGCGATCGCCGCGGATTCCACCGCCGAGCAAGCCCCGAACCCTGCTCCCCACGAGCCTTCGGACGAGCCCCGCAAGGCTCCCGACCAGCCCGACCGTGGCGAGGACAATGGGGTCGActtcgacgaggaggacgatccagagGAGCTGGACGGGCCGGCGGCGTACAAGGAGAAGGTGAAGGCCGTCTTCCGTCGCCTGCACGCCGAGCCCGTCCGCATCCGCGTCCACGACGTCATCATCAGGGGCAATTTCAAGACCCGCGGCTCCCTCATCGAGGCGGAGGTCGGCGACCTGCTCCGCTCTCCCGGTACCGTGCAGGGCCTGGTGCGCGCCTCCAGCCATGCCAACGCGCTGCTGCGCCGTCTCGACGTGTTCGACTCCGTCTCCATCACCCTCGACGCCGGTCCGCCGGGGTTCCCCGGTACTGCGAACGTCACCATCCAAGTCGTGGAGGCGGCCAGACCCTACAATCGtggcatcttcttcttccccaagaaaGAGGTGAAGATCTCTGTAAAATTGCAACGCAAGTTCCTTCAGTTTGTTATTTCTTCCGTTAGTGATGTGTTGGTCAGATGAAGTGGTGCTGAATTAGTTTGGATTCGTTACTGCTACTATGTGTGTAATTTAATTATTGCATTGCTGGCATGTTCTAAACCAAGGATGCTCAAAAGTGGCCACTTTTTTAGCTACATTACCCGACTGTTGGTAGAATTAGAGGTAACACTAATCAGTAGTCATGTGCTGTTACTCATTGTATGAATAGGAAAATTTTAATGCTTGGAGTCTTACTTTGGTTGCTTTGGTGCGTTCGTTTATCACCTAAGTTAGCATCCGCCCTCTCGAATGAATACATCTATTTATCTTAATAATTTTGTAGGATTTGTATAGATTATCAGACACAACCATTTGGTGGTGTGGCTACACTCAATTCTTCATCGCTATTTGAGAACACTCAATTGGTTACCATTTTATTATCTTGAGTGAAGCATACAACTGTGAACCATCTCTTATCCACGAAAACCACTTAACTATTGTCGATAAGGAAACATATATTTTGACGGTTGATCTAGATCATAGTAAATACACCGTATTACGTGACGCCATTCTAGTCAGAAAACAGAACCATGCAAACATCTTATTATTTGGGTAAAATAGGTAAATTGGTTTGTTAGGTGACGTCATTCTAATGTCTAGTATACACTTAGTGTTAACAACATAAGAGCAGAAGATTGCATTGGAGGTCTTGAGTAATACGTGCCTTCTTTTTTAACTGCATTCAGTATCTGAAATGTTTTCAGGAATGATGCTTATATTATATTCAGGTAATATCATGGCCAGTTGAAGGATGGTTCATGTTGAAGAACCTATTTGGTTACGGGGACATGTGGGATGTTTCAGGGGAATATGGTTGGGATCAGTCATCAAAGATAGACATTGGAGTGTACCTGCCAAGATTGAAATCAATACCAACACCTTTGACGGCTCGGGCATCAATCCTTTCCGAAGATTGGCTGAAGTTTTCATCATACAAGGAGCGTCTTCTTGGCCTTAAGTTTGGTTTGCTTTCAACCTGGCACCATAACTTGTCTTATGATCTGGCATGGCGTACCTTAACTGATCCCTCACAAATGGCATCAGAATCCATAAGGAGGCAGCTAGGCCACAATCTGCTTTCTGCACTGAGTTATGCATATAAAATAGATAAAAGAGATTCAGAATTCCGGCCAACAAAAGGATATGCATTTGTCTCAACTTCTCAAGTTGGTGGTCTATGGAAAAATGGATTACGATTCTTCCGCCAGGTTCTTATGCAACTAACTTCTCGTGGTTAATCTTCCATGCAAAATTTATGCCTACTTTACCCTCATTGCATTTTTGCTTTCTATGTCAATcattgaaggggagccttggcgcagc is from Triticum aestivum cultivar Chinese Spring chromosome 3A, IWGSC CS RefSeq v2.1, whole genome shotgun sequence and encodes:
- the LOC123062481 gene encoding SAM50-like protein SPAC17C9.06, with the protein product MAIAADSTAEQAPNPAPHEPSDEPRKAPDQPDRGEDNGVDFDEEDDPEELDGPAAYKEKVKAVFRRLHAEPVRIRVHDVIIRGNFKTRGSLIEAEVGDLLRSPGTVQGLVRASSHANALLRRLDVFDSVSITLDAGPPGFPGTANVTIQVVEAARPYNRGIFFFPKKEVISWPVEGWFMLKNLFGYGDMWDVSGEYGWDQSSKIDIGVYLPRLKSIPTPLTARASILSEDWLKFSSYKERLLGLKFGLLSTWHHNLSYDLAWRTLTDPSQMASESIRRQLGHNLLSALSYAYKIDKRDSEFRPTKGYAFVSTSQVGGLWKNGLRFFRQGFNVRGAVPFGFCNAALNVGISAGVILPLSRGFMELPSPVPDRFYLGGLSSPVCSLGVISSLLGFKTRGVGPSEPQRSVPGESVTVDAAASTGRDYLGGDLAVSAFADLSFDLPLKLFRDNGIHGHAFLCAGNLAKLSEGEFKNFSFPEFRRTFRSSAGVGIVFPTSLFRMELNYCHILKKHEHDHGKSGIQFSFSLE